CGATATCCCCGCCCGCCGCGACCAGGCCATCTACGCCGGCTTCTCGGTCCTCGCCAGCCTCGGCGTAATAGCGGCAGCAGTCTTCCTGGAACGAGTCTGCAAGCTCCCGGACGACGACGAACACAACAACACGGGCGCCACGCCTACGACGTAGCGCGGGGGATCGGCGCGCGGTGGGTCAGCGGGCCATGATGAGGCTCATCGCCTCGTTGCGCGTCGCCGCGTCCCGCAGCTGACCGCGCACCGCCGACGTTATGGTCTTCGCGCCCGGCTTGCGGATGCCACGCATCGACATGCACATGTGCTCGCACTCCACGACGACAATCACCCCGCGCGGCTCCAGGATCTCCATCAGAGAGTCAGCGATCTGCGTAGTGAGACGTTCCTGCACCTGCGGCCGGCGGGCATAGACATCCACCAGCCGGGCCAGCTTGGACAGCCCCGTGATCTTGCCGGACGTGGCCGGGATGTAGCCGACGTGCGCGACGCCCCGGAACGGCACCAGATGATGCTCACAGGTCGAGTACACCTCGATGTCCTTCACGAGCACCATCTCGTCGTGCCCGATGTCGAACGTCGTGGTCAGGACGTCCTCGGGC
The DNA window shown above is from Streptomyces chartreusis and carries:
- the folE gene encoding GTP cyclohydrolase I FolE yields the protein MTDPVTLDGEGRIGEFDEKRAENAVRELLIAVGEDPDREGLRETPARVARAYKEIFGGLWQKPEDVLTTTFDIGHDEMVLVKDIEVYSTCEHHLVPFRGVAHVGYIPATSGKITGLSKLARLVDVYARRPQVQERLTTQIADSLMEILEPRGVIVVVECEHMCMSMRGIRKPGAKTITSAVRGQLRDAATRNEAMSLIMAR